A part of Falco cherrug isolate bFalChe1 chromosome 16, bFalChe1.pri, whole genome shotgun sequence genomic DNA contains:
- the MLN gene encoding promotilin, with protein MVSKVAPASLLLVYTVSMLAEQTEGFVPFFTQSNFQKMQEKGRERGKKNPLALLQQLEEKGSSEQSGADVNKVRTIQLADPVRAGMWLTPRQLEKYQDVLEKLLAETLQDTPDGCKVCREPPSPANILRTLILILPKAVAKLQPA; from the exons ATGGTTTCAAAGGTGGCGCCGGCCAGTTTGCTCTTGGTGTACACAGTGTCCATGCTGGCTGAACAAACTGAAGGCTTTGTGCCCTTTTTCACCCAGAGCAACTTCCAGAAGATGCAGGAG aaagggagg GAGCgcggaaaaaaaaaccctctagccttactgcagcagctggaagagaaagGCTCCTCTGAGCAGTCTGGTGCAGATGTCAACAAGGTCAGGACCATCCAG CTAGCTGATCCTGTCAGAGCTGGGATGTGGCTCACCCCAAGGCAGCTGGAAAAATACCAAGATGTCCTGGAGAAACTGCTAGCAGAGACGTTACAGGACACCCCAGACG GCTGCAAAGTATGCAGGGAACCTCCTTCCCCGGCAAACATCCTGAGGACCCTTATCCTGATCCTGCCGAAAGCGGTGGCAAAGCTCCAGCCTGCTTGA